Genomic segment of Penaeus vannamei isolate JL-2024 chromosome 36, ASM4276789v1, whole genome shotgun sequence:
TATTTTGGATTTGCCCTTTTTGCCCTCGTGCTTTATGATTTAAGAGcgatatgaaaaaaataggataataaaaaggtatatatgacaaaacaaaaaaaatatatttgtacacgGGCCTACGACCTTGTCCATAGTTTTGTCTGAAAATTTTTGTGTATCTTGAATATTGTGATCACATATTGTATGGTAGTAGAAACCTATTAAAGCAATACAGAAGATATGTAAAGTAAGGAGAAACACGTTGTTTAACTTCTTATGTATTCAGTTGAGGAAACAAATTGGACCGTAtcttaaacaataaaaataattcattatccctgttgttattttaatcattgttattatcatcaccaatataatatgatcattattattttcatcatcaatattcatattactaaaatcaatatcaatcattattaatattattacaatcatgataataattacaaacagtttcatttatatatcattatcatcaatgccttggccaacattattatcatcaatatccttcaCATTATTGTCAAAAAGTTCTCGCGATACCATTTGCATCTCTCttgacccaaggtctatataagtacttaaatagaccttgcCTCAACCACGTCCAAAATGATCGGTTTTCACGAATGTTTTCCAGTTAGATACTAACAGGGCTGCTCTGGGATCTGCGCGCGTTTCAAGTTTTGTACACTCGGTGCGGACACCTGTTCTTCTCCACTTCCGACTCACATAAAGCCTGATCTAACTGTAAATTGTTACAAGAATTACAGCTTTCGGTTCAGGCGCAATTGTTATGAGAACAGATAAATCCCTTGTCTGCCATCCTTCTTtcgaatcttctctctctcattagtttttttttctaatttcctaCTCGAGCTTCACCATCTTCTCCGAGACCCGCCACAGACGCTCAGCTATGTCATCGTTCCTCGCAAGTGCTGAGGCGTAACCCGCAGCGCAGTCgctaaaacaaagcaaaatttaTTTGTACTAGATGGATTAATGTTagattaatattagtagtaatgtgtgATTCTGTTTTTTATAGATTTATGTTAGTTTTGGATTTTTCGTGGCTTAAAATAAAACTAGGAGACttacaaaaacgaaaaagggtGAACACtaaaaaacaatgaagaaaaatattctaAACTGAAAAAAGTCATAAATTATGTACATACACCCAAGCAACAAAATATTCACAGAACATTTCAGATAAGAAAAACACACAGTGATAACAGCGTTCAGGGGGCAGAGCCTTATTTTTGAAAATACAAAACAGACaactaccccccccaaaaaaaaaaaaatatatatatatatatattaattttaaaaaataaagaaagaaatcactCACTTGAAGTAATAACTATAGTCATTCTGCTCTGCCTCAAGAGCACAGTATAGAGTGGTCTGCGCGCCTTCCATGCTGCTCTTGGAAATGAGCGCAGCATACCAGGAGGAGGCAAACGCCCCCGCAACGTGCCTCCACAGGTTGGACTGGACGACCCCAGGATGCAGCGAGAAGACCTTGATGTTCGTGCCTGTGACGAGACTTTAATGAACACTTTGAACGGGAATAGATGGAGCTGGGTGTTTGTTCCTAGGATGTTGCTTGTGGTTTATCTCATTTTTTCGGGTgttgataattttttaaaaatattttgttcGTGGGTCTGATTTGAGGAGTCCGTTTTAGCTTCAAGGTTCACCGAGAAAAGCAAATTGGAAGTCCATCCTTGGAAAAGATTTTTAATGGTAAATGAACAGTCTTTAATATTTTTGGGAATCGTTCTTGGATGGATATTCCTATGGTCGTGGTGAGCGATTCCCGGTGGATTTGGAATTTGATTAGTCCTTtgagtgctgtgtgtgcgtgtgtgtgtgtgtgtgtgtgtgtgtgcgtgtgtgtgtgtgtgtgtgcgtgtgtgcgtgcgtgtgtgggttttcaGGTTGAGGGCTGAGTGCACTGGGACACGAGGTCTACATACAGAGACGACCTGCGAAAGTTTCTTCAAAGCCGCGACAAAACTGCGCACCAGACGACgccaacacgggggggggggggttgtggtgcgGGCGCGGGGATTGTGTTGGGGCGTTGGTGGTGGTCGAGGTCTTCTTTGCGAGGCAGGATTTGGTATCTAATTTTTACATCGTTTGTATCTTATTTGATTTGTATTACTTTGATTTTTTAGTTTTTGGGGGTGTATTAAAATTTTCTTTGGGCGCAGAACACTATTGTTCAGAATAATTTGATTCActtatttacctttatatatatatatatatatatatatatatatatatatatatatatatatatattcatagatatatacacatttatttatatatgtacatatatgtgtgtgtgcgcgtgtgggtatatatatatatatacatatatatatatatatatatatacatatacatatacatatatatatacatatacatatatatatacatatacagatatatacatatacatatacatacatacatacatatatacatatacatatatatatatatatatatatatatatatatatatatatatatatatatatatattatatatatacatatacatatatatacataaacatatatatacatatacatatatatacatacaaatatatacataaacatatatatacatatacatatatatacatgcaaatatatacatatatacatacttacatatatatatatatatatatatatatatatatatatatatatatatatatacatctgtatatgtatatatataatatatataatatatttatgtatgtatttatgtatgcatacacaaatgtacatatatttatacgcatgtaCGTATATCACATGACCTACCTTTGACCTTCTTCGCAAGATGGCGCGTAAACAGAATATTGGCGACCTTGCTGTTGGCGTAGGACTGGTTGCGGTCGAAGCCTTTCTCGTAGGTCAGGTCGTCGAAGGGAATAACGCCATctggggagaaaaaaagatatcaCTCTCCATGTGCTTGTTTCTGGGCGTGATTCATGTGGCGCAAGCAAGGTAGTCATGTTATTTCTGCGTAACGATTGAACTCCAATGTTATTAAGATTTTTACAGTATCAAGGAACGTGCTGCTTTTGTAAAACAAAATTAATTAGTATATtaaaaaacatatgtgtatgaacacaagcacacacacaatcacgtgtacacaaagatgaaaatgaaactagccacaatgagaattgaaaataagcgtgacgtttcgacctcgtgaagagttcgaaacgtcacgcttattttcaattctcactgtggctagtttcattttcatataagtGTAtcattcaacatatatatatatatatatatatatatatatatatatatatatatatatatatatatatatgtatgtgtgtgtgtgtgtgcgtgcgtgtatctgtgtgtgtatccgtgtgtgtgtgaatgtgttgtgtgtctctatgtgtgtggggGTAGAGTTGCATGTCcttatgcgcgcgtgtgtacatataaacgaAATTGTGACTTCCCTTTTACTCTCACTCATACACCAAACAACATAAAATGCCGAATGATAAGCCACAGCAGCACGCACCCCAGCAACTCACACGAATGCGCCAGAGAGCTGAGGGTGACCACCCGCGCCTCCTCGGAGTGGGTGAGCAGAGGGAGCAGGAGGTTCGTCAGGAGGAAGTGCCCGAAGTGGTTTGTGCCCAGCTGCATCTCGAAGCCGTCCTCCGTCCTGCTGTAGGGGCAGAACATCACACCtgcgaaggaaaggaaatgaagcaatggtatatttacacacacacacacacacacacacacacacacacacacacacacacacacacacacacacacacacacacatatatatatatatatatatatatatatatatatatatagagagagagagagagagagagagagagagagagagagagagagagagagagagagtgagagagagagagagagagagagagagagagagagagagagagagagagagagagagagagagagagagagagagagagagagagagagagaaacagctgaGTGAAATGTACTACAATATACGTGAGATCTAGAAAATGTACATACATCagaaatcatagtaataaagaaTATTTAGTATTGCAATTATGAACAAGAGTAAAACTGTGGGATCTATAGCAGTACTAGTCAGGTTCGTTATCTGGAAGAAAAATTAGGCAGGCCTACAAAGCTGATATATTTCAGTGTTCTAGTTCCAAGTATGCCAAAAATGCtgattttttcacattttccacTTTTTAATGTTACTTAATTCTTCAGTATATATTGTAACTTTTTGTAAACAGTCCTTCCCTGTCAAAGATTATATTCAGTTTTCTACAAGTAGTATATTCACCACTAGCATTTGGCTTTTCAGCATACGCATGCTACTGTGCATACACTATAAAAAAATCTAGATGGGCAGGTTCTACGCACACCAATTCTACACCATATGCTTTGAATAATGATATAGAACACTGCTAGAAGTCTAATTAATAACTTTTAAAACTAAAGAGCTGAAAACGAGAATAGCGTCATACCTGCATTATTGATGAGGATGTGAATGCGACTTTCTTTGGACTTGAGCTCCTCGGCGAAGGCCCGCACGGAGGCCAGGGAGGCAAGGTCCAGCTTCATCACAACCAATTCCCCGCCGGTCTGACGGCCGATTTCCTTGGCCACTTTGTCTGCTGTCTTGGTGTCGCGGCAAGCCATGATGATCTTGGCACCTGTGGGTTGGTCAGGGTTGGGGTTAGCTTATAATTCTGCTTGATTTGTGTGaatggaaataatcatatatctcctttcctattctttccttcctcttcttccttattataGGCTACTTTCAAAAGCATCGACCTTTCGCTACCAGCCGTGGGACGGTACTTCTTGTTCCTAGGAAACCACTGTCATCATTGTAACGGAAAACACCATTCAAGCGCCGTGGTCGCTAGGGTTCCCTTTTCATCGTGCTGTGAAAAGTGCACAGACTGATCTTAGTGCAGTTTTAAGCGTTTTTATTAGTATTCAAGAAGGACGGAAGAGAAGTGTTTGCGGATACTAGTAATAATTGGCTTTCGGTTCGGTCTGgtgtattatatttttgtttttcccgATTAAATGTGGTTATGTTAGACCGCAAGTACCCGAGTTCAATTTGTACAATACAGTACGGTGTGAATATCCAAAATTCGAAGCTGAGCCCATCTCCTGTCCCGTCGCCGCTTCCTTTTCTCCGtgacatatacattgtataaatAATGCCCAGTTAATACAATACATCTACATACAGCCAACTAATAGATCTGCTGGGCGGGGACCGGGCTTGGCTGTCGCGTCTGAAAGGGGCCTATAATGTGTGATCAACGGAATCCGAGTCatacctttcttttcttactgATCTAAGGATGATTGGGATCCCTTAATCCATGtcaaagaaagaagaattatgtgcAAGCAATTGCTTCAATAGAACCTTTGCGTTGAAAAGTAATCCTTTATGCATGAAAATGATTTCGATGTTGCCTGACATGGGATGGAAGTCCCATAAAAAACTCCCAAAGTAATTTTTCCATTTGTTCTCCTTCAACGAAAAGTAATTTTCCCCACAAAGTTGTGGAAACCCCCATAAAGTGACGCATTGCAACCAATTAAtatgcaacaatagcaatgataacaacaacaataataagaagaacagtaatgacaatatcaacaacaataacaatataataaaaaactaCCAATCTCAGCGCTAACAATGCCATTGCCAATAAACACCAACCTCGCCCAAACCCGACTTCCCGGCCTCACCTCGGCCACTGAGGTCCAGAGCCGTCTCCCTCCCGATGCCCGAGTTGCAGCCGGTGATGACGACCGTCTTGCCGTCCAGGCGTCGGGTGGAGGTGCAGATCCCGCCCGCAAGAATCCTGCGAACGAGAATGACCATGCACGCGTGGGCTGCCATGCACGCCATGCTGTTTCCCCGGAGGTAGTCGACGATAGccactggggagagagaggaggggaaggtggtttGCATGATGCTAGTATATATGGGGTGGCGATAGTAACGACAGTATCAAAAGTTATGTTAATGGtgggggaatgataatgatgataattataacaataatgatattaataagaatgagaatgatgttgatagtaataacaataatggcgattatgatgttaataataacaatgataatactagtaatactaacaatactactccaactaataataataatcaaaacactcAGAGGCCGCATACCTCCATCACGAAAATCACCTCTTTGTCAAGTACACAGATGGCGTCCGTGTTTCCCTTTCTCGCAATGCATATAAAGCCTGTAAAAAACCCTGGATTCGGGTCATGATCCGGATCAGAACCAAACTTTATTGGCATACAAGTTGGACTAAGACAAACCTCTGGTAAAAGATTCAACAAGTATAATGCCTACTTGAAATCAATGTAGTTTGTAAGCAGTCCATTACCGAAATTATGACAGTGCTCTGCATTAACTCAAATTGCCACGATCAACTCTACTGTGAATTTGTCATGAGTGAACCCAGATTACTCCagtctggtgcctcagtaggtggtcatcgagtgagaaccttgcctggtatgctGAGCAATATAACTCCCTGGGGATTACTAGACCCTCTTTTACCTTCCACGGGCCGAATTCACTTCACCGAattcgtaacgcatttaccagcggtcatttaccattgcatttaccagtgTTTTGCAAAGggggattcatgaagaaatggtaatttggatacaatcgtaaatcgactcattctaatggtagccaacggAAGGCTCTAGcaaagcaattcaaccaatcagcgagcgccttaCATAAtctttaggttccttcggccaatcacgcaacatgtaaacagaaccagacagcgagattgtttaaccgtcacagctaaaacaccatttaagcacatgtagaaaaagtaatatatttatttgtttacctcaaaccaaagagacagtccaaacagtttttatttatatatattttttatcactgttaaacaaagaaccgcACCAAAGTTTTTATTCATTGCCATTTGTTGTCAaaagaaatatttcaagcttattcttgcctaTGCACTTTGGGTGTTagttgtcaaaatgccgacagacacagatattgctatactcTTTTAGCGTTGATATTGCCAGTTACTTATCAGCAATgtagttttttctatagcatttgcaataattatgtcagagaagaattctttaagagtttatttatttgtcggtTCCATGCTTTCTAggaaaatgtaggcctataattttacgagaatttgtgtggattttattcttgctagtttcatgtgaaatttgcatttcttcactatgttcGTACTGCAATATGTGTTTGCCATGATATTAGGTACATCCGGTGTaacaacaaacccaaaactttgcttaaatattgattttttgacgagatgaCACGTGGTGACCGTCTTTCaaaaagttaccagtgctctgaccactggtaaaatttaccatggtaactctaatggcaagttgttagtgaataccatcgctgtctgtttaccatggtaactatagttaccactgattttaccatcgtaagtgcgttaatGAATCCGGGCCCTGGACGCATGCAAATGCCACGCAACATGTTCATAGCCAGTCCTTAACAATTCAGCAGGGATGCCGCAAATATCTAACTTTACCACCCCCAAACTTTGAGAACACCAGTCTAACTTCAGATAAGCCAGGAGCCACTGATATTGCAAAACCATTTGCACCCAAACTAACTGCTGGTGGATTAACCTGATACAGCTCAaccaaatgtttacatatatcaaCTTGATCTAAGATGATCTTCAATGTCTCCTGTGAAATAAAGTTCTCCATTGTTCTTGGTTAATCACCATTGGATTTCTGCTTAGAAGTATCCCACACTACTATAGGGTAGGCCAGGTTGCAGAGTGCTGTGAAACAGTCCGAGAGAGCCTCTTCAAACATCTgggtacgccccccccccctcctttaatcTGTCCAAGTAAAACGCCCTTGAATGAACAAGGGAACGAAGATTGGTTTTGAAATGAAACTGGAAGgaaccacaaccaatctatggtcggtACCACAGCAAATGCTAACTCTCTACTCTCAGCCGTTTCAGTTCCTTCAATGGTAGTGGTAACCCTGGTAGTCACTCAAGCAAGGTATGGAAAGCAGGCACTCAACAATATATAGGCTGCTACACCATCACTTCACGGAAACGTGAACATGAAGCACGCCTATCTTCCACTCACCCAAACCACAGAGGAAGGCCAAACCCGAAGCTTCTTCCCTCAAAAAGATGTCCCAGCCCTTCGTGAAGAACCTGACAGAGAGCCAGTTGAAGCTCAGTGAAGAACGGAGTGATTCCATGACGGTTCTCGGCGGCCTCAGGAGAAGGCTTTtgactcttcctctctcacgtCACAACCTACATTCATGAAGGGTGGTATAAAAATGGTCGTGAATAAACGGTAGATGGCACCTCGAGGCTCACACATTGTGGTAATTTTATCAAGAATATCACAGATAATGCTGGTAATCCATAATGCCCATAGACAGGTAGTATAGTTTGTTATATTAGGCATATTCCCATATGCAAGAAAAAATGGAACCGCAAGTTTTTAAACAATTCATTAATCGAATATGGAAAGGTAAGAATGACGTGCATAATTCCCATAGAATTGGGTTCTCGAGTCAGATCCTGGGCTGCCTCGCCCAAGGTCTATAAAAGTattatgtaagtacttatatagaccttggcctcGTCTGGCTTGTTTACATACGATGCAGGGAATAAAACAGAGGAagatgcttttgtgtgtgtgtgtgcgtgcgtgagagagagagtagttgtgtctaagtatgtgagtgtgtgtgtatttatgtatgcatgtatgtatatgtgtgtaagtgtttaagtgtgtatgtgtgtgtgtgtgcaagtgtgtgtgcggtgtatgtatgtccatacacATTCTACTTTATGCTCATCCTACCCCAAATATTTTACAAGTCTGTTATTGTAATACTTTCATCgctcattatcgttgttatgagTAGCGATGActccatttttctcctctttcgtcaTCAGAAGAAGTCTGTGGGCGGGGGAATTAGTGACTGAATGGACATGAGTTGGGGGTCGGAGAAGCTAGTGGGTAAAGAGCGAAtgggtgatatatacatatacatatatatctgtcaaactatctatatatacctacatacatatattcatacacatacacacacacac
This window contains:
- the LOC113820580 gene encoding retinol dehydrogenase 11; the protein is MESLRSSLSFNWLSVRFFTKGWDIFLREEASGLAFLCGLVAIVDYLRGNSMACMAAHACMVILVRRILAGGICTSTRRLDGKTVVITGCNSGIGRETALDLSGRGAKIIMACRDTKTADKVAKEIGRQTGGELVVMKLDLASLASVRAFAEELKSKESRIHILINNAGVMFCPYSRTEDGFEMQLGTNHFGHFLLTNLLLPLLTHSEEARVVTLSSLAHSYGVIPFDDLTYEKGFDRNQSYANSKVANILFTRHLAKKVKGTNIKVFSLHPGVVQSNLWRHVAGAFASSWYAALISKSSMEGAQTTLYCALEAEQNDYSYYFNDCAAGYASALARNDDIAERLWRVSEKMVKLE